One Pseudomonas muyukensis DNA segment encodes these proteins:
- the ispF gene encoding 2-C-methyl-D-erythritol 2,4-cyclodiphosphate synthase, translated as MRIGHGYDVHRFCDGDFITLGGVRIPHKYGLLAHSDGDVLLHAVSDALLGAAALGDIGKHFPDTDARFKGIDSRELLRHVVRIVGEKGWKVGNIDATIIAQAPRMAPHIETMRQYLAADLQVELDQVNVKATTEEKLGFTGREEGIAVHAVALLLPA; from the coding sequence ATGCGTATTGGCCATGGCTACGATGTCCACCGTTTTTGCGACGGTGATTTCATTACCCTGGGCGGGGTGCGTATCCCCCATAAATACGGCCTGCTGGCCCATTCCGACGGCGACGTGCTGCTGCATGCGGTGAGCGATGCCCTGCTGGGCGCCGCGGCGCTGGGCGATATCGGCAAGCACTTCCCCGACACCGACGCGCGCTTCAAGGGCATCGACAGCCGCGAGCTGCTGCGCCATGTGGTGCGCATCGTCGGCGAAAAAGGCTGGAAGGTCGGCAACATCGACGCCACCATCATCGCCCAGGCCCCACGCATGGCGCCGCATATCGAGACCATGCGCCAGTACCTCGCCGCCGACCTGCAGGTCGAACTCGACCAGGTCAACGTCAAGGCCACCACTGAGGAAAAGCTGGGCTTCACCGGCCGTGAGGAGGGCATCGCCGTGCACGCGGTCGCCCTGCTGCTGCCCGCATGA